CCGCCGGCACCGGCCGGCGGGCCGGGGTCGGATTCGGGCGGGCTCGGCCGGCGGGCGCCGGTGAACCACTGGGGAGATCGCTGACCGGCCGCCGCTGATCTGCGCGCCTCGAGGTAGTCCGGTCCCGGCGTCGTGGGGCGATCGGCACATCAGGCAGGTGCAACTCCATATGAGGGACAGAACCGGCGACCGGCTCGGACTCCCCGCCGCAGGCGACGATGACGATTTGGTTGTGGTGACTGCGGCCCGGCCCGATCGACTCACCCGAGGCAGCGGACGTGCGCGAAATACTAGCCCGTCCGGACGAGGTCTCCACAAGCAGGTCACGTCGCGAAACGATCAGGTACCCCGGCTCATCACCCGGACACACGGCCGAACACACGGAACGCGGCGCGCGACGGCGCGCCGGGATCTTCTGGCCCGCCCTGCCGGGCGTGTTGTCCGGCTCTGCGGACAGCGCGCGTTTCGCCGTACATCCGATGTTCGCCGCGACGATGCCGTACACATGCCTGCAATGACTACGATTCGACGGCTGGCCCGAATTTATTCCGGCACGGTCCCAGAGTGACACGTCATACCGTCCGGGTGCGGAGCGTCGGTGATCGAAACCATCGGGAATCAGTGTCAACTTTCCCTGACCGGGCACCGCGGCCTCGACGGTGGACCACGCCCGAATCCCATGACATGACATTCATCCAGCCGTTCCTCCGGTGACGATCTGGAGCAGCCGCCGATCCCGGCCTGAGCCGGACGGACACGGCGTCGACAGACTCGTCTCTTCTGACCCCCACATACGCAGTGACATGACCCGTTCAACCTAGTCACCCTTGGCGAGCAGCCGCAAGCATAAGCGCTGCCCATTTCCCTCGCCCATCTTGGAGTCGCCCCCTCGGGCACGACAAATACCCAGTTCACAGGGGCTTTTCCCACGCGATCAGGGCACCGCGCGGATGCCATCCGGGCTCCGGCGAGCCACACGGGACCACGGGGAGCATTCCGCGAAGAGGCCGGGCAGGCGGCGAGACCACCCGAAGTAACTAGAGCCAGGTCACTGCCAGGAAGCCCATCCGCCAGAGTGCGTGAACGACTCTCCCGAGTCCTGCGTGGATGTCCGACCAGGACCCAGAAGACGCGTCGGGTCAGGAGCGCGTCGGGTCAGGAGCGCGTCACCCGGAAGCGCGTCACGTCAGGAGCGCCATCTCAGGGCGTGTCGGGTCAGGGCGTGGCCGAGGCGACGGCACGGCGCCGACAACAGCGAAGGCGGCAGAGACACGACGCCGACGGCAGCGGCGACGGTCACCGCCCGCCGCCAGGGGTCAGGGGGTCACGACCTGCCGCGAAGGCCTGTCACACGCACCCGCCGCTGCGGGGCGCCCATGCGGCGGGGGCGGGGCGGCGGGGGCGGGGCGGCGGGGGCGGGGCGGCGGGGGCGGGGCGGCGGGGGCGGGGCCGCGGTCGCGGTCGCGGGGCTCGGCACCCGCCGGAACTTCGCGGGGAAGGACGACCGAACTGTCACAACGGACGGTCAATCCATCCGGTTCCATGCGGACCGCTCCCCGGCGGCGACCGCCGTCGCGGGCCGGCCGATCGCCGGCCGGCCCGCCACGCCGAACATGTGACTGCGAGTTGCTTCGACGTTCACCCGCGGCGGATGACCGGGAGGGGCGGTCCCGGCCCCACCGGTCTCCCGTCGGGGTGCGCGGACGCGCCGCGCGCCGGGCGGGCGGGCGCGATCCGGTGTGTGCCGCCTGGGCGCCGATCTCTCGACGTCCGGGCGTTGTCGGACCGTGGGCTGGTCCGACGACCCTGCCGGGCAGGCCGGCCGGGGCGTTGCTATCCGGGCGCTGGCGGCCCGGAGGGTGCAGGTCGGGCGAACCCGCACGGACAGTCATGAACAGGTTGTGCGCAGGAGAGCGATCGGCACCGGGTGGGCACCCCGCACCGCCCGCTCGCGCGCCGCCGGTCCGCGGACCCGCGGACGCTCCGGCCACGACTGGCCGGACTATGACGGCCCCCGGCTACGGACGGGGCAGTCCCGGCGCCGGCATCGAGCCCATCTCACGCTGCCAGGCGAGCGCGAGCTGGGTGCGGTTGGAGCAACCGGTCGCCACGAGCGCGTGCGTCAGGTGATGCTTGACGGTGTCGATGCTGATGCAGAGGGCCTCCGCCACCTGCCGGTTCGACTGGCCTTCCGCCACCAGGCGAACGACGTCGCGCTCCCGGGCGGAGAGCTTCGCCGTCACGGCCGGACCCGGGTTCACCCGGATGTAGAAACGCAGCAGGTTGCCGAGATGGCGGGCGAGCACGGCACCCACCGCGCGGTCCCGCGGCCCGAAGGCACCCGGCCGCGGGTCCAGCAGGGAGACGACGGCGCCGACACCGCCGGACCCGGCGAGCCTGATCAGCAGCTTCGCGTGGATTCCGTGGGCGCGCAGGAAGCGCTCCAGCCGCAGCCGGACCTCGGGCCGGTCGGGCACCCCGATCTCGTCGAGTGTGACCAGGCCGCGCTCCCACATCAGCCGCAGGCTCTCCGGGTCGTTGAAGACCTCGAGGCTACGGTAGCGCTCCAGGAAGGGCCCGGCCATGCGCAGCGCGAGACCGCGCCCGGTCGGGCGGGCGTCCTGGAAGGTCGACTGCGGGGACGAGCCGAGGAAGAACGCCGAGTGGCGGTAGCCGAGGTGGCGGGCCATCCCGTCGAGCGCCGCCTCACGGAACGCCGGCAGCGACGCCGCCCGTTCGCAGTCCTCGACGACGCGGAGCACGCCGCGCAGCTCCGCCGCGCCGAGCGCCAGATCCCGCGGCACCTGCGGCCCGCGGGCCGGGACGGGGGCGCGGCCGGGCAGCCCCGCCGCGACCGCGCCGGGACGCATCCGGGCGCCCGGGTGGCCCACCGCGGATGTCGCCGAGATCGGCGCGTGCCGCGTCGTGGGAGCCCGGTGCGGGGCCGCCACGCCGGGCGGCCGGGCAACCCCCGCCGATGTGTCCATCGTCACGGCGAGTCGGCCGGAGGCCGGATGGCCGCTGGGGCTACCATCGGGATTGCTGAGCATTCGGTCAGTCACACATGCCTCCGGGGGCAGACCGACACCAGGTCACTGGCCGGTAGTCGCGAATCAGCCGGCTTATTTCCGGCCAAGCTGGACATGTTCGGCAAGCCTAGGGCCGCGACTACCCAGATGCCAGCCTGCGAAGCCTAGTTTCTGACGCCTGATAAGCCTGACTGGCTTATGTGAATAATGAACCTCAGTTCGTGCGTCATTTCGCCGCGGGACACCGTTGATCGTCACGACTGCGCCACACACAGTCACATCAACGCAGCACCTCCACCACCCAAAGGTGCCAGCAACCGCCCTCAAATTGGCCCGGTCCGACCACCACCTCCACCTTCGGCTGCGCGTGTGTAACCGGCTGCCACAGAGGGTAGTTTTCTCACCGAACGTATAACTGACGATCACATTCGATCACCGTTGCGGCCGGCCCACCAGGCCCGCCGAAATGAGGTGAAGCGAGTGACGACCGGATTCGCGATCTTCCTCATCGCCGCGGGCGCAACCCTCCGCTATGCGTTGTCCTATCGGTTGACCGGCATCGACCTGCGGGTCCTCGGTTCGATCATCATGCTGGCCGGCGGAGCGACGCTGATCGTCTGCCTCGGGCGCGGTCTGCGTCCGCCGCGCCGCCGCCGGCCGGCCGCGGTCGCCGCGACTCTTCCGCTTCCTCCCTTTCCCCCGCGTCCCCCCTCGGTGGATGGCACGACCGATCGGTTCTGGCCGCGGGCCGACGCTGAAGGATTCGGGACAGAGGAGCCAACCGGATTTCGTTTCCCGGCCGGTGGACCACCCCCGGACCACCATCCCCACCCGGGGATCCCCGCCGGGTGGGAGGACCTCGGCCCCAGCGGTTTCCCCGGCCCCGCCGGGCCGGTCGACGGCACCGGGTGCCCCCACGAAGGTGGTCCCGAGTGGTGGGGTGCCGGAGAGAGTCCGCCCCGCTCAGACGTCGCACCGGGGTGGTGCGACACCGGCCCGGGCCTGGCCGCGCCGCAAGGTGGCGGGCCCGCCGTGGGCGGCCCAGGCCGCGTCGAGGAGCCCGGCGAGCCCGCCCGTCACCTGCCTCCCAGAGCCGGGTGGCACCCCGACGACGCGGGCTGGCCCGACGAGACGCGCCGCCCGGCGGGCTGACGGCATGTGCCGATCCCAACAGGTGCCGATGACCACAGGTGGCCGATCACAGCAGGTGAAGGGCACGCGCCCGGTGGACGGCGTCCCGGCGCCTGGCGACGTCCAGCTTGCGGTAGATGCTCTTGAGGTGCGTCTTGACGGTGTTCACCGACACGTACATCTCGGCCGCGATCTCCGCGGTGGTGAGCATCGTGGGCAGGTAGCTGAGCACCGCGAGCTCACGCTCGCTGAGCCGTTCGGCCGGCTCCGGCAGATGCCCCCCACCGCCCGGGCGCGGCCCCCCGCCCGCCGGACCGCCCCCGGCGGCACCCCGACGCCGGGCGCCCCCGGCGTCGCCCCCGCCCCCGCCCTCGGCGCGCCACGGCCCGCGGGGCGACCCGAGCCCACCCGCACCACCCAGCCCGCTCGCACCATCCGCACCATCCGCACCACCCAGCTCGCCCGCACCACCCGCACCGCCACCGACGACGCCGCCACCGCTGCTGCCGCGGCTGGGCCCGCCGACGCCGCCGCCAGGCCCGACGCCGCCGGGCGGCCTGGCCCCGGCCGCCGGCACCGCGGTCCACGACCGCTGCGACGTCGGCGCGGCCGGTGCCGGCACGACGACATCAGGCCCGACCGCCCGGGACGGCGTCGTGGGCCGCGGCGCCATGAACCGCGACCGGGCGGCCACCGGCCGCGGCCCGGACGATCGGGACGACTCCGACCGGGTGAGGACGGCGACGAAGGCGGGATGGGCGTCGGCCAGCCCGGGATGGGCGAGCACCATCGCCAACGCCTCCGGCCCCGCGTCGAGGAACGGTGCCACCATGCCCTCGTCGGCGGCGAGCGCCACCGCCCGGGCGAGCAGGCCACCGGCGCGGGCGTGGTCGTCGCGCCGGGCGGCCGCGACCGCGCCGAGCACGCACGCCGCGACGAGTCCCGCACCGCCGTCGCCGGCCCGCAGCAGCGGGCCGAGCGCCTCCTCAGCCACGGGCACGTCGGCGCAGGCCAGGGCGCAACGCGCCAGCGCGAGCTGAATCTGCGGGTCGGTGGCCGCCCGATCGCCGTCGCGCAGCAGCAGCCGGCGGGCCGCCTCCGGGTTGCCGGCGGCGACGAGCAGGTCCGCCTCGGCCGCCCGCCGGGCCGCCACACACAGCGGCGGCGTCGGGCCGGTCCTGGCGACGGCCAGCATCCGCCGGGCCGAACGCACCTCGTCGGGTGATCCGTCGAGCAGCCGCAGCCGCGCGGCGCAGACCGCCGCGATCTCGGCGAGGAACGCGGGGTGGGCCGGCGTGATCGTCATGCGCGCCGCGCCCAGCCACCGGTCCGCCTCGGCCGGCTCCGCACGCTGCAGACGGACCAGCACAGCGGCCAGGTACGCCTCGGGGAGTCCGGGGGCGCCCCACCGCTCGCGATGACGCGCCCCGCCCGGGAGGCCGGTCGCCGCGTCGGGCGGACCGGTCGTCGGGCCGAGCACCGCGCGCAACTGGCTCTCCCCCTGGCGCAGCCGACCGCGCAGCGCGTACTGGAGCGCGAGGGCCCCCAGGCAGGAAACCTCGACGCCGTCGAGCCCGGCCCGCCGGGCCACCTCGGCGCCCTCGCGCAGCAGGCCGGCGGCCACGGACAACCGGCCGAGCCACAGCTCCCCCCGGCCCCGCGCGCACAACGCCAGCGCGCGTGCCCGCTCGTCGGGCGCCCGCACGGGCCGCGACGGCGCCCGCTCAGCCGCGGCCCGCTCGATCACGGCCCGCTCCGCCGCGTCGTCCGGATCACCCCCGGACGCCCGCGCCGGTCCGGTGGCGGCTCCCGGCCGTGGCGCCGCCGCGGCGGGCGCGTCGCCAGCGGGCCCGGAACGTTGCAGCCGCCGGGCCGCGGTGATCATCGCCGCGGGCTCCCCGGCGAGCTCGGCCCGGTACGCCTCCACGGTGTCGATGCGGTCGACGAGCGTCCGGCGGCGGGCGGCCGCCGGGCCCGAACCGGCCGCGGGCAGCTGCGCCCGCGCCGAGGCCAGGCTGACCGAACCGGCCTCCAGCCGGCCGTCGCGCAGCTGCCCGACGGCCAGGACGAGATCACACTCGGCTGACAGCCCCGCCGCCGTGGTGGGCAGCCCGGCGACGAGGGCACCGAGCTCGGGCGAACGTCCGAACAGGACGTCCACCAGTGCCGGGCCGTCGACGAGCAGGCAGGCGAGGTACCGCCAGTCACCGGCCCGCGACGCGTGGCGGGCGGCGTCGGGGGTGTGGTCGTTCGCGGCGAACCAGAGAGCTGCGCGGAGGTCGAGCTCGCGGGGATCCTCCTGCGGGTCGCGCCCGAGCACCCCGCGCAGCATCGACGCGAACATCCGGTGGAACCGGTACCACTCCTGCGTGGTCCCGGCCGCGGGCTCCAGGGTGGGGCGGTACTCCGGGCGACCGTCCGGCAGCGCGGCGACGGCCGCCGGGAACGGACCGCCCAGCCCGCCGTCCGGGAGGTCGCCGCCGTCCGGGAGGTCGCCGCCGCCGTGGTGAGCTGTCGCGGCGGGCCCGTCCAGCAGCCGGATCAGGAAGCCGCCCGTGCGCGCGAGCTCGCCGAGCAGGTGCGCGGACGTCTGGGTCGACGTCTGGGTCGACGTCTGGGCGGGCATCTGGGTCGACGTCGGCGCGGACGCGGGCGCCACCGCGGAGACGGCGTGGGCGAGCGGGGCGCTGATCCGCTCCAGCACGCTCGTCCGGAGCAGGAAACGCCGGACGGGTTCCGGGTACTCCGCCAGCACCTCGGCGTGGAGGAACTCGGCGATGGCCGCCCGCGCCGCGCGGGACGGGTCGAGCTCGGGCGGCAGCGCGGCGTTCCCCGCGCGCTCGGCGTCGTGGTCCGGGGCCGCGTCGGCCGGCCCGCGGGTTCCGGTCGAGACCGCGCTCGCCGCGGCCAGCCGCAGGCCGACCGCCCACCCCTCGGTGGCCCGCCGCAGCTGGGCAGCCACGCCGGGCGGGACGCGCAGGCCGTGGGCGGCGAGCAGCTCCGCGGTCTCCGCTGTGGTGAAGGCCAGCTCCGCCGGGCCGATCTCGGTGACCCTGCCCTCGGCACGCAGGCGGTGCACCCGCAGGATCGGCGCCCGGCCGGCCAGAACGAGGCGCAGCCGGCCCTCGCCCTCGCTCGCGAGCAGTTCGAGCCCGGCGAGGTCGTCGGGATCCCGGACGAGGTGCGCGTCGTCGAGGATCAGCACCGCCGGGGCCGGCAGTTCGGCGAGCCGGTTGACCAGCTCCCGCCGGAAGCGCTCCGGACAGGTCCGGGCGTTCGCGGCGATCAGGCGCACCAGCTGGTCCCCGGGGGGCAGGCCGGCGTCCCGGATGAGACCGCGCAGGATCTGCGCCCACAGTGACACGGGCGGGCCGGGCCGCCGCGTCGTGCTCCGCGCCAACGGCAACGACGACAGCGAGGACGAGGACGATCCCGGCTGTGACAGCGACAGCATCGGGTCGACGCGCAGCCAGACCACCGGGTGGGCGGGCCGGCCCGAGCGCGCCCAGTCGGCGAGCGCCATCGTCTTGCCGGCGCCGGCCGGCGCGCACACCACGGTCAGCGGCCGGTCGACGGCCTCGTCGAACAGCGCCAGCAGCCGCGGCCGGGCGACATGCGGAGCGGCCGGGCGTGGCGGGACCAGCCTCGTCCCCAGTACAGGCAGGTCGTCGGCCGGCGACGGCTGGAAACGGGGCCGTGACCGGAGGACGGCGTCGGCTCCTCCGAGCCGGGCGCCCTCGCCGACCCCGTTCCAGGGCAGGGCGAAACCGGGCATTCCAGGACAATCTTCCGGTTCGTCCGCGCCAGCCACGCGCTCACCCCCCACTTCCCCGAACTCAGGGTAGTGGTACAGCTACTCCGCGAGACCAGCAACCGGGCGTGCGCGGTGTCGGGAAGAAGTCGGCGCCGGCCTCAGGACGCGCGCGCGGCTCGTCGGGCCGAACTCGACGCGCGCAGCGCCGAGCCCGCGGTCGCCACGAAGAGGACGTCGAACGCCATCTGGACGGTGACGACACCCCGGGCGGCCTGCCCCGTGGCGTGCACATCCCCGAAGCCGACCGTGGTCAGCACGGTGACGGCGAAGTAGAGCGCGTCGGTCTTCGTCCGGATACCGGAGATCTGGGCGGACGCACCCACCGCCAGCGCGTAGTAGGCGGTGGCGAACAGGACCACGGTCACGCAGATGCCGGCGAACAACCACTGCGCGCGGGCCCGCGGGACGGAGACGTGCCGGGTGGAGACCACCTGCCGGGCGAGCAGGCACCCGGTCACGATCAGGGCGAGGACGAACAGCCCCACCCGGAGCGGGAGCCACCGCCCAGTGCCGCCGCCGTAGACGGGCAGGGCGTAGAACGCCGTCAGGCACCCGGCCAGGATCGCCGCCGCGATCGCACCCATCCGGCGGGCGGACGGTTCCGGGGGCGGGCCCGGCAAGGGCCTCACTCCCGGAACCGTCCGTCCGGTGTCGTGCGATGGAGGTCCACCGCTCATACCTGGCCGCCCGGGCCCGCGCGCGCGTCAGGCGGCGCAGTCCGAGCACACCACCCGGCGTGGGTCGGCCAGCTGGCTGCGGTGCTGCACCAGGAAGCAGCTCGTGCAGGTGAACTCGTCCGCCTGCCGGGGCAGCACCCGCAGCGCGAGCTCTTCGTCCCTGACCTCGGCGTCGGGCAGGTCAAGCTCCGCCTCGAGCGCGTCCATGTCGTCGCCGAGGTCAGCCGCCGCTCCGGCGCGCTGTGCCTTGAGCGTCTCCAGGCTCTGCTCCTGGAGCTCGTCCTCCTCGACATCCGTACTTCGCCGAGCGTCGAAGTCACGAGCCATGCGTCTCCTTACCTTCCCTCATCCTCACAGACCGCGGCCTGTCGCCACCGGCGTCGACCCGAACCCCCGGATCGATCATGAACGGTACCCGAAAGACATCGGCTGATCACAATAAGCAGTGGCTCTGGCCAGAGAAGTGGGCGACAAGCAGATGTCCGCGTTCCCCGTACCTGGAGCCGGTACCCACGGCCACCAGTTCGGAACGCGGATCTCCAGAGCCGCCCGAAGGATACGGGCCGAGGAGTGTCCGCACCAAGCAGGGGCAGCCCGGCGCGGTGTCACTCCCGCCACACTTGGACGCTCCGGGCCACTGGGACGGCCCCGCGATGACCGGCCCCGTCGGCACGATCGGCCCGCCGTGCGACAAACCGGACCGCCGCGGCGACCGGCCGCGCACCGCCCGTCGGTGGTGGGAACGGCTCGGGTGGCTCGGCGACAGCCGGACGGCCTCGGCGACAGCCAGGCGATCTCACCGGCGATCTCAGCGGTCGCCGCGGCATCTCAGCGCGATCAGAGGTACGCGATCAGAGGTAGAGGCCGGTCAGCCCGTCGTCGAGCCGCTCGGCCGCCACGGCGTGCACGTCACGCTCGCGCATGAGGATGTAGGTGGTCGAGTGCAGCTCGACCTCGGCGCGGTCCTCCGGGTCGTAGAGCACCCGGTCGGCCACCTGGATCGTGCGCACCGCCGTGCCGATGGCCACCACGTCGGCCCACGCCAGCCGCTTGCCCATCTGCGCGGTGGCCGGGATCACGATGCCGGCCTTCGAACGCCGGTCCGCGGAATCCTCCCGCGGCCGCACCAAAACCCGATCATGAAGGAGCCGGATGGGCAGCGAACCACCGGACATGTCGATGCCGGCAGCGCCCCCGACACCGTTGACATCGCCGGAAACTACGCTCACACGCTCGGACCCTACTCGTCCACGGCGGCGGGACCGACCCGATGCTTCCGATTTCCCGGCGGGCCGGGCCGGGCGGTGCCGGCGGGGCCGTCCCACCGGGAAATCAAACGACCCGGCGCCGGCGGTGACCCGGGGGATCCCACCCCGGCGTGCCGGTCGCCCGGCCGCCGCCGGATCATCCACCGCGCTCCCGCCCGCGATCAGGTACACCGCGCCGACACACAGCTGAATCCCACGTCTTACCCCCACCCGCGAACACAGGCATATCAACCAGCCCGGATGGGGAATGCCACCTCAACGCGGTATAAGCTGCCGCCCATCACAGCCCGGCCCAACACGGCCGGCGCTGAGAGGCGCCGGGGGGGAGCCCGGCCTCCAGGAGAAGCGTCCGCGTCGGAAGCCAGGTAACCGTCGACACGCACGAGCCGAGAGATGGGGCAAACCAATGGCGCTGAGAATCAGTGTGGACCTTGAGGGCCTACGCTGGGCGGACCTCTTCCGGTTCGTCGATCTCGCTCGAAACGGCGGCATCGGACCAGAGGACCAGGTCGATGTCATCACGTACGGCAGTGACCCGATGTCGGTGAGCCTCTCCGCGCGGATCTACCCGGCCTCCGACGGATTCCTGTCGACCGAGCAGCCGGAGATCGGTTCGGGTGAGGGCCTGCGCGGATCGACACCGCTGTCGATCGGTTCCGGAAGCACCGGGGCGGGGCCGGGCTTCGGTTACGACGGCGCTCCCGAGCGCGCCGCCTCGTCCAATGGCAACCACTATCCGGCGTTCGACAACGGATCGGAGCGCCCGCAGTCCGCGGCCGGCAACCTGCCGTCGTACGGGCCAGCCGGTTATGACGGCCAGCAGGAACGGGGCACACCGCCGCCCCCGCCGCCCCCGAGCGGCACCCACTACCCGGCCTTCGACGGCCAGAACGATCGCATGCCCGGCCAGAACGGCCAGTTCGCCGGCTTCGAGCCGGTCTTCGACCGCTCGCAGGGCGGCAAGGACACCAGCGGTGCCGCGGGGGTGGAGAGTCCCTACATCGAGGAGTTCGCGCGGCTCCAGGAGGGTCTGATGCGCCAGGTCCGCCGGGACGGCGAGGTCCGACCCGATCGCACCTGACGCCAACCGGCCGGGTTATGGCCCATCCGGGCCTGACTGAGGCCACCACACGCGGGCGCTGCGTGACCGGAGCATCGACGGAGCGCACCGCAATCGCCACCCTGTCGCGACGGGTGCACGCAGCACTCGCTATCCGTGGAAACCGTCGACGCGCATAGTGAGGACAAGGTCACCAGTTACCCGCAGTGGTGGTGCCCCCCGCACGTTTCCGCCCGCAATGGTGCATGCTGCCTTCGATGGAGGATCCGCGCGTAGTCGACGTCGAGCGGTACCACGGTCAGCTGCGCTCGGAACTCGAGATGATCGCGAACGGACCGGTACTGGCCGGCCCTCGGATCGTCGAACACATCAATTCACTGATCACACTGATTGACCTGCACCAACCGAACGAGTTCGACCTCTGCCTGAGCTGCGACCGGCTCTGGCCCTGCGCGACCGTCGTCGCCATCACCGGTGAGCTCGCGGCCACCGAGGACGAGGTGGCGCCCCGCCCGCTGCCGCAGGCCCCGGCGACCCGGTCCAGCGATGGACGCCAGGCGGACGCGCGACCGGTCGACCCCCGCCACGCGCCAGCCGGCGGCCCCGCCGACCAGCGTCGGCCGGACCTTCGCCCGGCCGCGCCGCCACCGTTCGACACGGGCTCCTACTCCACCACCACGCAGACCAGTACCGGCCAGTCGACGATGCCGCACGAGCTGCCTCGGGCCACCGACCCGGCCCGGCAGCGCGGCGCCCCCGGCCCGGCGGACGAGCCGATGGCCGCGCCCAGGCCGACCGGGCCGCACCGCATGCCGCCGCCGCCCTCGATGCCGCCGCCCGGGACGCGCCCGCCGGCCGCGGTTCCGCCGGCCGCGGCCGCGGCCACCGGTGGGATGCCCGCCGGTGGCGGCCCGCGGACGGGCGGCATGCCCATGAGCAACGGAGCGCCCGCCCGCACCCCCGTCTTCGGCGATCCGCTGGCCGGTATCCGCCGCCCGGGCGCCGGCATGCCGCCGCGTGTCAGCGGTGGCCCGCCCGGCGAGCACGCCCCGCCCACCCGGCCGGGACCGCCCCCCGCCGACACCGGCCGCCGTTCCGCCCCGCCCGGACTCCAGCCACCGGGACTTCAACCACCCGGGCTCCAGCCACCCGGACTTCAACCACCGGGACTCCAACCACCCGGGCTCCAGCCCCCGGGGTTCCAGGCGGCCGGGCCGCCGCCGGGCACCGGCGGGCAGCCGGGACGTCCGATGTCGGCCCCCGGCTTCGAGCGAGCTCCCGACCAGCGCGACCAGCAACTTCCCGGCCCGGGTGGCCGGCCCGTGCCCGGGTTCGGCCGCCCGAGCGGGCCGCCCGGCTATTACGGGCAGCCCGCCCACACCGGGCAGCACACTCAAAACGGTCAGCACACTCCGAACGGGCAGCAGAGCCCGAACGGGCAGCCTGGCTACAACG
Above is a window of Parafrankia discariae DNA encoding:
- a CDS encoding polyadenylate binding domain-containing protein, with translation MEDPRVVDVERYHGQLRSELEMIANGPVLAGPRIVEHINSLITLIDLHQPNEFDLCLSCDRLWPCATVVAITGELAATEDEVAPRPLPQAPATRSSDGRQADARPVDPRHAPAGGPADQRRPDLRPAAPPPFDTGSYSTTTQTSTGQSTMPHELPRATDPARQRGAPGPADEPMAAPRPTGPHRMPPPPSMPPPGTRPPAAVPPAAAAATGGMPAGGGPRTGGMPMSNGAPARTPVFGDPLAGIRRPGAGMPPRVSGGPPGEHAPPTRPGPPPADTGRRSAPPGLQPPGLQPPGLQPPGLQPPGLQPPGLQPPGFQAAGPPPGTGGQPGRPMSAPGFERAPDQRDQQLPGPGGRPVPGFGRPSGPPGYYGQPAHTGQHTQNGQHTPNGQQSPNGQPGYNGQPGYNGQPGTGQPGYAGQPGQGRQPGQAGYQGPVEQSGPMARPGLFGQPAVAGPGRPTGPVPTGLGDRMPGRAQHPADPSRSQPHPAQPQHAQSQPAQPQHAAGSGRPEPSRAPARPDGVEAPAAQAESFSVPASRQAPPISGPVEMLPASIAAARAAELARGQAAAAAGPPPPRHPDIVRGPERGTRPPVGRLTSDPARPRGRHAGPDQPRPQGSPWSSQAAEQRRPISVDDSWAGVGRGQNGDGGQPGQGGQNGQGGQNGQGGQNGHGGQNGHGGQYQNGQHQPNGQRGPGSGRPEPGAGGGLDRSGPTNRGPGTGRDQGPDPSLSPEVEAVTRAWLARKDSVLDGIDVI
- a CDS encoding potassium channel family protein is translated as MGAIAAAILAGCLTAFYALPVYGGGTGRWLPLRVGLFVLALIVTGCLLARQVVSTRHVSVPRARAQWLFAGICVTVVLFATAYYALAVGASAQISGIRTKTDALYFAVTVLTTVGFGDVHATGQAARGVVTVQMAFDVLFVATAGSALRASSSARRAARAS
- a CDS encoding DUF4193 family protein; its protein translation is MARDFDARRSTDVEEDELQEQSLETLKAQRAGAAADLGDDMDALEAELDLPDAEVRDEELALRVLPRQADEFTCTSCFLVQHRSQLADPRRVVCSDCAA
- a CDS encoding GroES family chaperonin, which produces MSVVSGDVNGVGGAAGIDMSGGSLPIRLLHDRVLVRPREDSADRRSKAGIVIPATAQMGKRLAWADVVAIGTAVRTIQVADRVLYDPEDRAEVELHSTTYILMRERDVHAVAAERLDDGLTGLYL
- a CDS encoding LuxR family transcriptional regulator, whose translation is MPGFALPWNGVGEGARLGGADAVLRSRPRFQPSPADDLPVLGTRLVPPRPAAPHVARPRLLALFDEAVDRPLTVVCAPAGAGKTMALADWARSGRPAHPVVWLRVDPMLSLSQPGSSSSSLSSLPLARSTTRRPGPPVSLWAQILRGLIRDAGLPPGDQLVRLIAANARTCPERFRRELVNRLAELPAPAVLILDDAHLVRDPDDLAGLELLASEGEGRLRLVLAGRAPILRVHRLRAEGRVTEIGPAELAFTTAETAELLAAHGLRVPPGVAAQLRRATEGWAVGLRLAAASAVSTGTRGPADAAPDHDAERAGNAALPPELDPSRAARAAIAEFLHAEVLAEYPEPVRRFLLRTSVLERISAPLAHAVSAVAPASAPTSTQMPAQTSTQTSTQTSAHLLGELARTGGFLIRLLDGPAATAHHGGGDLPDGGDLPDGGLGGPFPAAVAALPDGRPEYRPTLEPAAGTTQEWYRFHRMFASMLRGVLGRDPQEDPRELDLRAALWFAANDHTPDAARHASRAGDWRYLACLLVDGPALVDVLFGRSPELGALVAGLPTTAAGLSAECDLVLAVGQLRDGRLEAGSVSLASARAQLPAAGSGPAAARRRTLVDRIDTVEAYRAELAGEPAAMITAARRLQRSGPAGDAPAAAAPRPGAATGPARASGGDPDDAAERAVIERAAAERAPSRPVRAPDERARALALCARGRGELWLGRLSVAAGLLREGAEVARRAGLDGVEVSCLGALALQYALRGRLRQGESQLRAVLGPTTGPPDAATGLPGGARHRERWGAPGLPEAYLAAVLVRLQRAEPAEADRWLGAARMTITPAHPAFLAEIAAVCAARLRLLDGSPDEVRSARRMLAVARTGPTPPLCVAARRAAEADLLVAAGNPEAARRLLLRDGDRAATDPQIQLALARCALACADVPVAEEALGPLLRAGDGGAGLVAACVLGAVAAARRDDHARAGGLLARAVALAADEGMVAPFLDAGPEALAMVLAHPGLADAHPAFVAVLTRSESSRSSGPRPVAARSRFMAPRPTTPSRAVGPDVVVPAPAAPTSQRSWTAVPAAGARPPGGVGPGGGVGGPSRGSSGGGVVGGGAGGAGELGGADGADGASGLGGAGGLGSPRGPWRAEGGGGGDAGGARRRGAAGGGPAGGGPRPGGGGHLPEPAERLSERELAVLSYLPTMLTTAEIAAEMYVSVNTVKTHLKSIYRKLDVARRRDAVHRARALHLL
- a CDS encoding helix-turn-helix transcriptional regulator, whose translation is MLSNPDGSPSGHPASGRLAVTMDTSAGVARPPGVAAPHRAPTTRHAPISATSAVGHPGARMRPGAVAAGLPGRAPVPARGPQVPRDLALGAAELRGVLRVVEDCERAASLPAFREAALDGMARHLGYRHSAFFLGSSPQSTFQDARPTGRGLALRMAGPFLERYRSLEVFNDPESLRLMWERGLVTLDEIGVPDRPEVRLRLERFLRAHGIHAKLLIRLAGSGGVGAVVSLLDPRPGAFGPRDRAVGAVLARHLGNLLRFYIRVNPGPAVTAKLSARERDVVRLVAEGQSNRQVAEALCISIDTVKHHLTHALVATGCSNRTQLALAWQREMGSMPAPGLPRP